The stretch of DNA CAGGCGTGTCCATCAGTCTGGGGGTGCGGTGCCGGAGGAGTTAAAGGTTACCCGGAGAAGGATGGGCAGAAAAAAAGGTTATTTTCGGTTTGTCCAGAGCCCATGGATATTGCAGTAGATCCGGGCTTTTGCGTTGACGTCATCGATCGGGAAGACGGCCTCGGGTGCGTCGCCGGGGTTGAGTTTGTGCACATAGAGTTTGCGCCCCTTCCTCACTTCGATCCACTCTATGTAGTGTTTCTCCTCCATCGGATGCGGCACATCGCCGACCTTCACCTTAACGCCGCCCTCGACCTTCTCCAGCACGGGAACATGCTTCTCCTTTCCGACGTCTGCGGTCTTCTCCTCCATCCTGACCATCGGAACGCCGCAACAGACAAGCTCACCGTCTCCGGCATGCGCAATCTTCACGACATTCCCGCATTTCTCGCATTTATACACTTCAAGCAGTTCGGTCATCCAGATCCCTCCTCTGATCGGGTCAGTAGTCCCTCATGCTTCTTAACAATTGTGTCGGCAAGGGCGTTGAGCGCCACAAGATCCTCGCCCGTCGGGTAGCCCCTGATGTAGACCGGATCGATCACCTCGGCACTGAGGTGTGAGAGCGTATCTACAAGGGTCTGGACGGTCTTGCCGCCCCAGCCAAAGGATCCGATTACAGAGATGAACTTCGTCTTCGGCTTGAGGGCGGAGAGGATGTAGGCGGCGTTGAGCGCCACCGGGTGCGGGCCGAAGAGCACGGTCGGCGTGGCGATGACGATCGTCGCCGCATCAAGCGTGGTCATGGCGATATCCCCGAGGTCGGACTTCGAAAGATCGTAGGGCTGCACCTCGATCCCCCGCTCGATCAGGGCGTCGGTGAGGAACGAGACCATCTTCGCCGTGCTCCCGTGCATCGAGACATAGGGGAGGAGGACCAGGTTTTTCACCGTATCCGAGGTCCATTCCGCATAGACATCGAGGATGAGCGAGGGGTCGTCGTAGAAGGGGCCGTGGCTCGGGGCGATGATCCTGACCTCCCGCTCCGCCACCTTCTGCATCGCCGCCAGAACGCTTGAACGGAACGGCATCATGATCTCGGCGAAATAGCGTTTCGCCATGCGCTCGACCTTTGTAAAGTCCCTGACAAAGAGTTCGCTCGTCGCAAGATGGGATCCAAAAAGATCGCAGGAGAAGAGGATGCCGTCTTCCTTCAGATAGGTCATCATCGTCTCGGGCCAGTGGACCCACGGAGCAATGATGAACTCAAGTGTCTTTCCCCCGAGATCGATCGTGTCGCCGTCCTTCACGACCGTGACACGGTCTTCGGGGACGTCGAGAAGACGGCCAAGGAGGTCCCGGCATTTTTCGTCGGCGACCACCTTCGCCCCGGGGAACATATCCAGGAGCAGGGGGAGAGAGCCCGCATGGTCCTGCTCGGCATGGTTGATGACGATGTAGTCGAGCGAGGAGATCCCTATTCTCATCAGGTTCTTCAGGAGAGACTCTTCAAACGCCGGGTCCACGGTATCGATCAGCGCCGTTTTCTCGGTTCCCTTCACCACAAAAGCGTTGTAACTCGTCCCCTCCGGGGTGCCGATCAGGGCATCAAAGAGACGGAGGTTCCAGTCAATCGCCCCGATCGAATAGACGTCGGGGGAGATGGTACGGACAGCCATTTCACACCGCCGCTTTAAAGCGATCCTTTGCCGCCCCACAAATCGGGCATATCCAGTCGCCCGGGAGATCGGCAAAATCGATACCTGCTTTGAGGCCCTGTTTTGGCTCCCCTTTTGCCGGGTCATACACATGCCCGCAGATCATGCACTTGAATTTCTCCATGGTATCATCCCCTCAGTCGTCGTTATCCAGTATTAACTTTTCGCGTAGAGGTCAGAAATCGTGTATGAGGGGATAAAGAGGTGATGCCCCCCATACGCCCGCCCCCGTCTGTTCAGTCCAGCCGTGCAAAATTACTCTTCGCCGCCCCGCAGACCGGACAGGACCAGTCGTCCGGGAGATCGTCAAATGCTGTTCCCGGAGCGATCCCGGCATCGGGGTCTCCTTTTTCCGGGTCATAGATATACCCGCATACCATGCACTGATACCGATCCATGATGCACCTGAACTCTTCTGGCGTTTAATATCTTATATTTTTACCGATAGAGGCTACAGAGGATTACAACAGGGCCAACCATGCGATATAGACCGTCGCCTGCATCAGGGTGAGCGGCAGACCGACCTTCATGAACGCGAAAAATCCCAGGTTAACACCCCGCCGCTCGGCCCCCTGGACGATGATCACGTTGCTCGCCGCCCCGATAACGGTGAGGTTGCCAGCGATCGTGCTTCCGGCCGCAAGAGCGAGCATTTCAGCCTCCCCGACGCCGGCATCGACGAGAATCGGAAGGGCAAGGGCAACAAAGGGGACATTGGAGACGAACTGGCTGAGGACGATCCCGAGCGCGATGATCGCCGGGATACCGATCGCCGCCGGCCCGATATCC from Methanofollis liminatans DSM 4140 encodes:
- a CDS encoding FprA family A-type flavoprotein, with translation MAVRTISPDVYSIGAIDWNLRLFDALIGTPEGTSYNAFVVKGTEKTALIDTVDPAFEESLLKNLMRIGISSLDYIVINHAEQDHAGSLPLLLDMFPGAKVVADEKCRDLLGRLLDVPEDRVTVVKDGDTIDLGGKTLEFIIAPWVHWPETMMTYLKEDGILFSCDLFGSHLATSELFVRDFTKVERMAKRYFAEIMMPFRSSVLAAMQKVAEREVRIIAPSHGPFYDDPSLILDVYAEWTSDTVKNLVLLPYVSMHGSTAKMVSFLTDALIERGIEVQPYDLSKSDLGDIAMTTLDAATIVIATPTVLFGPHPVALNAAYILSALKPKTKFISVIGSFGWGGKTVQTLVDTLSHLSAEVIDPVYIRGYPTGEDLVALNALADTIVKKHEGLLTRSEEGSG
- a CDS encoding desulfoferrodoxin, encoding MTELLEVYKCEKCGNVVKIAHAGDGELVCCGVPMVRMEEKTADVGKEKHVPVLEKVEGGVKVKVGDVPHPMEEKHYIEWIEVRKGRKLYVHKLNPGDAPEAVFPIDDVNAKARIYCNIHGLWTNRK
- the rd gene encoding rubredoxin, with the translated sequence MDRYQCMVCGYIYDPEKGDPDAGIAPGTAFDDLPDDWSCPVCGAAKSNFARLD
- a CDS encoding rubredoxin, which codes for MEKFKCMICGHVYDPAKGEPKQGLKAGIDFADLPGDWICPICGAAKDRFKAAV